One Eriocheir sinensis breed Jianghai 21 unplaced genomic scaffold, ASM2467909v1 Scaffold677, whole genome shotgun sequence DNA segment encodes these proteins:
- the LOC126993794 gene encoding myb-related transcription factor, partner of profilin-like, whose translation MASAVKRRRPNFSNEEILALITGVRQRWETITGPLSSCVTAAAKQRAWEAVVEEVNAVSGVGRSVEEVRMKFSDFKRHTKKKLGELRREATSTGGGSVQTDTLTDAEEAMAQVLDPAVVAGVGSGLESDPRPTPSVSAAAADTEVCRIFLSEDSMTPALLQGPSQPPPH comes from the exons ATGGCGTCAGCTGTGAAAAGAAGGCGGCCCAATTTCTCAAACGAGGAAATTTTAGCCCTCATCACAGGGGTGAGGCAAAGATGGGAAACCATCACAGGGCCTCTGTCCTCTTGCGTCACCGCTGCAGCCAAGCAACGAGCTTGGgaagctgtggtggaggaggtcaacGCCGTGAGTGGAGTTGGGCGCAGCGTGGAGGAGGTTCGCATGAAGTTCTCCGACTTCAAGCGCCACACTAAGAAGAAGTTGGGAGAATTAAGACGTGAGGCGACTAGCACAG GTGGCGGCTCTGTCCAAACAGACACCCTCACCGATGCTGAGGAGGCCATGGCGCAGGTGCTGGACCCTGCAGTTGTAGCGGGTGTGGGATCTGGTTTAGAATCAGATCCTCGTCCAACACCTTCTGTGTCTGCAG CTGCTGCAGACACAGAAGTGTGTAGAATCTTCCTTTCGGAGGATTCTATGACACCCGCACTTCTGCAAGGCCCATcacagccccctcctcac